Proteins from a single region of bacterium:
- a CDS encoding NADH-quinone oxidoreductase subunit M, with translation MLERLDILSLIVFLPAIGAVLLAFINKDDEKLLKVTALVVSLITFALSLVVYFNFNPQTQDKLVPGYEFGNNVAWMPALNIRYVVGVDGISLYLLILTAFILPVCILGTWNHIKSNIKLYLQMLLLTTTGIAGVFVALDLMLFFFFWEVMLIPMYFLIGIWGSSNRIYATYKFVIYTMAGSALMLAAMILLYIQSGHYGQPTFVLPELVGILPHNLDVHLQMWLFAAFAVAFAIKVPLFPFHTWLPDAHTEAPTAGSIILAGVLLKMGTYGFIRFCLPLFPEASKQFAETIGVLAVIGIIYGALVAAVQPDLKRLVAYSSIAHLGFVMLGLFSFNHQGIDGAVLQMVNHGLSTGALFLLVGILYDRRHTRLISDFGGLARSMPLYFVVFLIIMLSSVGLPGLNGFVGEFLILVGAFKANPVLGGIATTGVIFAAVYLLYMFRRVFYGEITKPENERVTDLRTPELFALIPIVLFCFLIGIYSTPFLKDIGTGTAPLIERFSRPTSTVRTGIVETLELPAAAGYLEKTQVGGGE, from the coding sequence ATGCTAGAACGCCTGGACATTTTGTCTTTAATCGTGTTCCTTCCCGCAATCGGGGCGGTTCTGCTTGCATTCATAAACAAGGACGACGAAAAGCTGCTCAAAGTCACGGCGCTGGTTGTTTCGCTGATCACGTTCGCGCTTTCGCTGGTCGTCTATTTCAATTTCAACCCGCAGACACAGGACAAGCTGGTTCCGGGATACGAGTTCGGCAACAACGTGGCCTGGATGCCCGCGCTCAACATAAGGTACGTCGTGGGCGTGGACGGCATTTCGCTTTACCTTTTGATCCTGACTGCGTTCATTCTTCCCGTATGCATCCTCGGAACCTGGAACCATATTAAATCGAACATCAAGCTGTATTTGCAGATGCTGCTTCTTACGACCACGGGCATCGCAGGCGTTTTCGTGGCGCTGGATTTGATGCTGTTTTTCTTCTTCTGGGAAGTGATGCTGATTCCAATGTACTTCCTCATCGGTATTTGGGGAAGCTCGAACCGGATTTACGCGACTTACAAGTTCGTTATTTACACGATGGCCGGCAGCGCGTTGATGCTGGCCGCGATGATTCTTCTTTATATCCAGTCCGGCCATTACGGCCAGCCCACATTCGTCCTGCCGGAATTGGTCGGGATTCTGCCGCACAATCTCGACGTGCATCTGCAGATGTGGCTGTTCGCGGCGTTCGCAGTTGCGTTCGCCATCAAGGTGCCGTTGTTTCCTTTCCACACCTGGCTGCCCGATGCGCATACGGAAGCGCCGACCGCAGGCAGTATCATCCTGGCCGGCGTCCTGCTCAAGATGGGAACGTACGGATTCATCCGCTTCTGCCTTCCGCTGTTTCCCGAAGCCAGCAAGCAGTTCGCCGAAACGATCGGCGTGCTTGCCGTGATCGGAATAATATACGGCGCGCTCGTCGCCGCGGTGCAGCCGGATTTGAAACGTTTGGTTGCCTACAGTTCCATCGCGCATCTCGGATTTGTGATGCTCGGGCTGTTTTCGTTCAATCACCAGGGGATAGACGGCGCGGTTCTCCAGATGGTCAATCACGGACTTTCCACCGGTGCGTTGTTCCTGTTGGTTGGAATTCTCTACGACAGGCGGCACACCAGGCTGATAAGCGACTTCGGCGGGCTGGCGCGTTCTATGCCGCTCTATTTCGTCGTGTTCCTGATAATAATGCTTTCGAGCGTGGGGCTTCCCGGACTTAACGGCTTTGTGGGTGAGTTTCTGATTCTCGTCGGAGCATTCAAAGCGAATCCGGTTCTCGGCGGCATCGCGACGACCGGCGTGATCTTTGCTGCGGTTTATCTGCTTTATATGTTTCGCCGGGTTTTTTACGGGGAAATAACGAAGCCGGAAAACGAAAGGGTAACCGACTTGAGGACGCCGGAGCTTTTCGCCCTGATCCCGATTGTGCTTTTCTGCTTCCTGATCGGTATTTATTCGACGCCTTTCTTGAAGGATATCGGTACCGGCACCGCTCCATTGATCGAGCGGTTTTCGCGGCCGACCTCGACTGTTCGAACCGGAATAGTCGAAACGCTTGAATTGCCGGCCGCCGCAGGGTACCTGGAAAAAACGCAGGTCGGAGGTGGCGAATGA
- the nuoL gene encoding NADH-quinone oxidoreductase subunit L, translating into MELLNIIGLAVLFPLLGALINGFFGHKMAKPAVYATACGSVLLSFLVGLASLFIFNTASGIVDDRFVSTLFTWAAAGDLKIDFAFLVDPLSLVMVLIVAGVSFLIHVYSIGYMAHDRDFARFFTYLNLFVGMMLILVLGASLPIMFIGWEGVGLCSYLLIGFWYHKASANIAGMKAFVVNRIGDFGVLVAMFLLFANDRIATLDFAALSRAIQIYAQTNFNDIFLIAVALFLFLGVTGKSAQIPLYVWLPDAMEGPTPVSALIHAATMVTSGVYLLARMNVLFFSAPTAMLVVAIVGCLTAFVAATIAFSQVDIKRVLAYSTVSQLGYMVLACGVGAFWVGIFHLMTHAFFKALLFLGSGSVIHGMSEEQDIRQMGGLAKKMPTTYWTFLIASMAIAGVPFLSGFFSKDEILAMTYFSEGPVPIGKWLFAVALLTAFMTAFYMFRLVIRTFLGEPQSEKAKHAHESPRVMTVPLTILAVLSVIGGYIGLPAIIGEPLHVPNVLEHFLAPAAQTFEYSPDAIGESGIHAAAEIVETHSGAVESRGAAAGESHATENEVHSGGHDPGTAWLLLFASVAAGGLGIWFAFLYFRAIDWSKLPALRRGFERFGFIAYGSIRKWFVDEIYQYAIVEPGKILANIAWVFDMVVVDGIVNGTAGFFAFCGERIRSLQTGVVRAYAAALFIGTVGLLAIIIISRLVL; encoded by the coding sequence ATGGAACTCCTCAACATAATCGGCCTTGCGGTTTTATTCCCGCTTCTCGGCGCGCTCATCAACGGCTTTTTCGGCCACAAGATGGCCAAGCCCGCAGTGTACGCAACAGCGTGCGGTTCCGTGCTTTTATCGTTCCTTGTCGGTCTTGCCTCGCTGTTCATATTCAACACCGCAAGCGGAATAGTGGACGATCGGTTCGTTTCTACGCTTTTCACGTGGGCCGCCGCGGGCGACCTGAAAATAGACTTCGCGTTTTTGGTGGATCCGCTTTCGCTGGTGATGGTGCTCATCGTCGCGGGTGTAAGCTTCCTCATCCACGTTTACAGCATCGGGTATATGGCGCATGACCGCGATTTCGCGCGGTTCTTCACCTACCTCAACCTGTTTGTGGGGATGATGCTGATCCTGGTGCTCGGCGCGAGCCTGCCGATTATGTTCATCGGATGGGAAGGCGTCGGGCTGTGCAGCTACCTGCTCATCGGATTCTGGTATCACAAGGCCAGCGCCAATATCGCCGGGATGAAAGCGTTCGTCGTCAACCGGATCGGTGATTTCGGCGTTCTCGTCGCGATGTTCCTTCTGTTCGCGAACGACCGGATCGCGACGCTGGATTTCGCGGCGCTATCGCGTGCAATTCAGATTTATGCACAAACCAACTTCAACGATATTTTCCTGATTGCTGTGGCTCTTTTCCTGTTCCTCGGAGTTACGGGAAAGAGCGCGCAGATTCCTTTGTACGTGTGGCTTCCCGATGCGATGGAAGGCCCCACACCGGTCAGCGCGCTGATCCACGCCGCGACGATGGTTACATCCGGCGTGTACCTGCTCGCTAGGATGAATGTGCTTTTCTTCAGCGCGCCTACCGCGATGCTTGTCGTAGCTATTGTCGGATGCCTCACCGCGTTTGTCGCGGCGACGATAGCATTCTCGCAGGTGGACATCAAACGCGTTCTCGCGTACTCGACGGTCAGCCAGTTGGGTTACATGGTTCTCGCTTGCGGCGTCGGCGCATTCTGGGTGGGCATCTTCCACCTGATGACGCATGCGTTCTTCAAGGCGCTTCTCTTCCTCGGCTCCGGTTCCGTCATACATGGAATGAGCGAAGAGCAGGACATACGCCAGATGGGCGGGCTCGCGAAGAAAATGCCGACAACGTATTGGACGTTCTTAATAGCCTCCATGGCGATCGCGGGCGTGCCGTTCCTTTCCGGCTTCTTCTCCAAAGATGAAATCCTTGCGATGACGTATTTCTCCGAAGGTCCGGTTCCCATCGGCAAGTGGCTTTTCGCTGTCGCGCTTCTAACCGCGTTCATGACCGCGTTCTATATGTTCCGCCTTGTAATCCGCACGTTCCTTGGTGAGCCGCAATCGGAAAAGGCGAAACATGCGCATGAATCGCCGCGCGTTATGACCGTGCCGCTGACGATTCTCGCTGTGCTGTCCGTAATAGGGGGATACATCGGGCTTCCTGCGATTATCGGCGAACCGCTTCACGTGCCCAACGTGCTCGAACATTTTCTTGCGCCCGCCGCGCAGACTTTCGAGTACTCGCCGGATGCGATAGGCGAGTCCGGAATTCATGCCGCCGCGGAAATCGTCGAGACGCATTCCGGTGCCGTCGAATCAAGAGGCGCGGCCGCGGGCGAATCGCATGCAACGGAGAATGAAGTTCACTCCGGCGGACACGATCCCGGCACAGCCTGGTTGCTGCTGTTTGCTTCGGTCGCCGCAGGGGGACTTGGCATCTGGTTTGCTTTTCTGTATTTCCGGGCGATCGATTGGTCGAAGCTGCCTGCATTGCGCCGCGGGTTCGAGCGTTTCGGATTCATCGCCTACGGCAGCATTCGCAAGTGGTTCGTGGACGAGATTTACCAATACGCGATCGTCGAACCGGGCAAGATTCTTGCCAACATCGCCTGGGTCTTCGACATGGTGGTCGTGGACGGCATCGTGAACGGCACGGCGGGATTCTTCGCCTTCTGCGGAGAGAGGATTCGCAGCCTGCAAACCGGGGTCGTCCGCGCCTACGCCGCGGCGCTGTTCATAGGCACCGTCGGGTTGCTTGCAATCATAATAATTTCCAGGTTGGTGCTTTAG
- the nuoK gene encoding NADH-quinone oxidoreductase subunit NuoK, translating to MFYFTTLAAVLFSIGAAGVLIKRNPLVIFMSIELMLNAVNLSFITYSRYLHYLDGQVYAFLLITIAAAEVAVGLAIIVAMYRHKADVDIDAAGRMKG from the coding sequence ATGTTCTACTTCACCACGCTTGCGGCCGTTCTGTTTTCAATCGGCGCGGCCGGAGTTTTGATCAAGCGCAATCCGCTTGTTATTTTCATGAGCATCGAGTTGATGCTGAACGCGGTCAACCTTTCGTTCATAACTTACAGCCGCTATCTTCATTATTTGGACGGCCAGGTTTACGCGTTTTTGTTGATCACGATCGCGGCCGCGGAAGTCGCGGTCGGACTTGCAATCATCGTTGCGATGTACAGGCACAAAGCTGATGTGGACATCGACGCGGCGGGGAGGATGAAAGGATGA
- a CDS encoding NADH-quinone oxidoreductase subunit J: MSFELIIWGVLAGAAVILAVMMLWMKSPVHAALCLIGVMACLAVLYLMLGAFFLGMVQVVVYAGAVMVLFLFVIMFFYRPKQRIEYMKAPRATQIGGAALVAFVFFCLLMFAFGNFSLTASPSVSEWKGGLSAIESSPQYNIPPAELDRNNPHLIGELLFSRYLLPFELTSLLLLAAMIGAVVLAKRSPGGNPKNREGGESG; the protein is encoded by the coding sequence TTGAGTTTCGAGCTGATCATTTGGGGCGTACTTGCCGGAGCGGCGGTGATATTGGCCGTTATGATGCTTTGGATGAAAAGCCCCGTTCACGCGGCGCTTTGCCTTATCGGCGTGATGGCGTGCCTCGCGGTGCTTTATTTGATGCTCGGCGCGTTCTTCCTGGGAATGGTGCAGGTGGTCGTTTATGCCGGCGCGGTGATGGTGCTGTTTTTATTCGTCATTATGTTCTTTTACCGCCCGAAGCAGCGCATCGAATACATGAAAGCGCCGCGAGCGACCCAAATCGGCGGCGCAGCTCTTGTCGCGTTTGTTTTCTTCTGTCTGTTAATGTTTGCCTTCGGAAACTTCAGCCTGACGGCATCGCCGTCCGTCTCGGAATGGAAAGGCGGGCTTTCTGCAATTGAATCAAGCCCGCAGTACAACATTCCGCCGGCGGAACTGGACAGGAACAATCCACATCTCATAGGCGAGTTGCTTTTTTCAAGATACCTTTTGCCTTTCGAGCTGACGTCGCTTTTGCTTTTGGCGGCGATGATAGGCGCCGTTGTGCTGGCCAAGCGCAGTCCGGGCGGCAATCCGAAAAATCGGGAGGGCGGCGAAAGTGGCTAA
- a CDS encoding NADH-quinone oxidoreductase subunit I: protein MSEKKGVVLNPLEIVRGLGLTLREFGKGITGGLVTLQYPEKRPDLAPRFRGMHRLERYHTGPYKGLERCVGCALCEAACPPKAITVVAEDNPPDPAEWKSPGERYAKVYDIDYLLCIFCGMCVEACPYDAIVMKHEFELADDSRAPGNNKFIYTKEDLLDRVFEGPKEPEFKVGKFDI, encoded by the coding sequence ATGAGCGAAAAGAAAGGAGTAGTGCTGAATCCGCTCGAGATCGTAAGGGGTCTCGGGTTGACTCTGCGCGAATTCGGCAAGGGCATCACCGGCGGGCTTGTCACGCTGCAGTATCCGGAAAAGCGGCCGGATTTGGCCCCGCGGTTCCGCGGGATGCATCGCCTGGAGCGCTACCATACCGGCCCCTACAAGGGGCTGGAGCGGTGCGTGGGATGCGCGCTTTGCGAGGCGGCGTGCCCGCCCAAGGCCATCACCGTGGTCGCGGAAGACAATCCTCCCGATCCGGCGGAGTGGAAATCGCCCGGCGAACGTTACGCTAAGGTTTACGATATCGATTACCTGCTTTGCATATTCTGCGGAATGTGCGTTGAAGCTTGTCCCTACGACGCGATTGTGATGAAGCATGAATTCGAACTCGCGGACGATTCGCGCGCGCCCGGAAACAACAAGTTCATCTACACTAAAGAAGACCTTCTGGACCGCGTTTTCGAGGGGCCGAAGGAACCGGAGTTCAAGGTTGGCAAGTTCGATATCTGA
- the nuoH gene encoding NADH-quinone oxidoreductase subunit NuoH — MELMDLVWAVVRILAVLVVLLGCMAYLTLFERRVVGFFQLRPGPNRVGWQGLLQPIADGVKLLFKQEIVPRAADRFVYFLAPAISLIAAFMLFAVVPIQQNFFIADVNVALIYVLAMSSLGTYGIILAGWSSGSKYSLLGGLRSCSQMISYELALGLSIIPVVLYSGTFSLNGIVEAQTKFWPNVFSSPVNVLAVICMVASGLIFLISIFAETNRAPFDLPEAENELVAGYHTEYSSMKFAMFFLGEYVNIIAAGAMTATLFLGGWAGPQWFGPVSGLVWFSVKTVAIIFFFVWVRATLPRFRYDQLMKFGWLILLPIALANVIFAGTLMVFGIGLPPLPLG; from the coding sequence ATGGAGCTGATGGATTTAGTCTGGGCGGTCGTGAGGATACTGGCGGTGCTGGTGGTTTTGCTCGGATGCATGGCATACCTGACGCTGTTCGAGCGTCGCGTCGTCGGCTTCTTCCAGCTTCGCCCCGGCCCGAACCGCGTCGGCTGGCAAGGTCTGCTCCAGCCGATCGCTGACGGCGTCAAGCTCCTTTTCAAACAGGAAATCGTGCCGCGCGCCGCGGACAGGTTCGTGTATTTCCTCGCGCCCGCGATTTCGTTGATTGCGGCGTTCATGCTTTTTGCTGTAGTCCCTATTCAGCAGAATTTCTTTATCGCGGATGTCAACGTCGCGCTGATATACGTGCTTGCGATGTCGTCGCTCGGCACATACGGAATAATCCTCGCGGGATGGTCGAGCGGCAGCAAATACAGCCTGCTGGGAGGGCTGCGCAGCTGCTCGCAGATGATCAGCTACGAGCTGGCGCTGGGGCTTTCGATCATTCCAGTCGTGCTTTATTCCGGCACGTTCAGTTTGAACGGGATCGTCGAGGCGCAGACAAAATTCTGGCCGAATGTTTTTTCGTCGCCGGTCAACGTTCTCGCGGTTATCTGCATGGTCGCGTCCGGACTCATATTCCTCATAAGCATATTCGCCGAAACGAACCGCGCGCCGTTTGATCTGCCGGAGGCCGAAAACGAGCTTGTCGCCGGCTACCACACCGAGTACAGCTCGATGAAATTCGCTATGTTCTTTCTGGGCGAGTATGTGAACATCATCGCGGCCGGAGCGATGACCGCCACGCTGTTCCTGGGCGGATGGGCGGGGCCGCAGTGGTTCGGGCCGGTCTCCGGACTGGTCTGGTTCTCGGTTAAGACGGTCGCGATTATTTTCTTCTTTGTATGGGTAAGGGCGACTTTGCCTCGGTTCCGGTACGACCAGCTTATGAAGTTCGGCTGGCTGATACTGCTCCCCATCGCGCTCGCGAATGTGATATTCGCCGGGACGCTTATGGTTTTCGGAATCGGGCTTCCGCCCCTGCCTCTTGGATAA
- the nuoG gene encoding NADH-quinone oxidoreductase subunit NuoG, protein MSENGKKMVTLKIDGKTITVPEGTFITSAAAANGIDIPVFCGHPKMHPWAGCRICLVEVGLPRTIERDGQKITEIAKLPKLQAACAMPVSEGMEVYTDTPAAERNRRQVLEFLLLNHPLECPVCDKGGECPLQDITYKYGLSESRMVEPKRVLPDADVNEFVRLNYKRCIHCKRCVRFHEEVAGDHLMEFGRRGWETFIQPAPGIKSKFSGNQVEFCPVGALLSKPSRFKGRPWELEHTPSVCTGCAVGCNIEIHHRFGEVHRLWSRDNPEVDWGWLCDKGRFVYEQLYHPERISRPLIKNEAGEFVPASWGEAMKLVAENLKKTVELYGKESISGIAGSRLTNETYSIFRRLLASHIGTPNYHFGPFIPGVAKSPTKFLEEVLFRSEPWEKATASDVILAWGVDLLEEAPVLGLKVERDLQLGKCRLIAANSHATEGERFAEEVFHFPIRKQSDALKHLINGIADASAAPPELKRFVEILCGAKSVAILFGNEVLGAPNAAELISLIASLGRNLEIKLFGETDHADEGAITPAVSITPIFRDGNSIGAILFNHMSVIAMEHAGDEAGAAPGLDAILSGMSAGKSHFCYVIGADPVKNFPDTKLAKAAFERCGFVVVQDQFLTETAKCANVVLPALTALEQEGTVISSEKRLQKLNAPDVRFKLADSDFGILRKLFGEMGIPFRAATPEEAFKLISERFAFLAGMDYASIPATGSPLVFAHSADGSTPAGKNEFAKFGGVAPLAESAGGDNLLVLIPKVFHFNGENHSMHSEHFRVAVGEPFCEINPADAGRLGIADGSRAELASKAGGIELFVKVTQRVPAGHVLVSDSLPGVRLADILTLGEHTVVNLVPVGEAVAAGGG, encoded by the coding sequence ATGAGCGAAAACGGAAAAAAGATGGTGACGCTGAAGATAGACGGGAAGACGATTACCGTCCCCGAAGGCACGTTCATCACTAGCGCGGCCGCGGCGAACGGAATCGACATCCCCGTTTTCTGCGGCCATCCCAAGATGCACCCCTGGGCGGGATGCAGGATATGCCTTGTAGAAGTAGGCCTTCCGCGGACGATTGAGCGTGACGGCCAAAAGATAACGGAAATTGCCAAACTTCCGAAGCTTCAGGCGGCATGTGCGATGCCTGTATCGGAAGGGATGGAGGTTTACACGGACACTCCCGCCGCGGAGCGCAACCGCAGGCAGGTGCTTGAATTCCTGCTTCTGAATCACCCGCTGGAGTGCCCAGTCTGCGACAAGGGCGGCGAGTGCCCGCTTCAGGACATCACCTACAAATACGGCCTGTCCGAATCACGGATGGTGGAGCCGAAGCGCGTCCTGCCGGACGCGGACGTGAACGAGTTTGTCCGGCTCAACTACAAACGATGCATCCACTGCAAGCGGTGCGTGCGGTTCCACGAGGAAGTCGCGGGCGACCATTTGATGGAATTCGGAAGGCGCGGCTGGGAAACTTTCATTCAGCCCGCGCCCGGAATCAAAAGCAAGTTTTCAGGCAACCAAGTGGAGTTTTGCCCGGTAGGAGCGCTGCTGTCGAAGCCGTCGCGCTTCAAGGGCAGGCCTTGGGAGCTGGAGCACACGCCGTCGGTTTGCACAGGCTGCGCGGTGGGATGCAATATTGAAATCCACCATCGCTTTGGCGAAGTGCACAGGCTCTGGAGCAGGGACAATCCCGAGGTGGACTGGGGCTGGCTGTGCGACAAGGGCAGATTCGTATACGAGCAGCTTTACCATCCGGAGCGGATATCGCGTCCGCTGATAAAGAACGAAGCCGGCGAGTTCGTTCCAGCAAGCTGGGGCGAAGCGATGAAGCTGGTGGCCGAAAACTTGAAAAAAACAGTCGAGCTTTACGGCAAGGAAAGCATATCGGGAATCGCGGGTTCGCGGTTGACCAACGAGACGTATTCGATTTTCCGCAGGCTGCTCGCTTCGCACATCGGGACGCCGAATTACCACTTCGGGCCTTTTATACCCGGAGTCGCAAAGAGTCCAACAAAGTTCCTTGAGGAAGTCCTGTTCCGGTCGGAGCCGTGGGAAAAGGCGACCGCAAGCGACGTGATTCTTGCGTGGGGCGTGGATCTGCTGGAAGAAGCGCCCGTGCTTGGCTTGAAAGTCGAGCGCGACCTGCAGCTTGGAAAGTGCAGGTTGATCGCGGCAAACAGCCACGCGACCGAAGGCGAGCGTTTTGCGGAGGAAGTGTTTCATTTCCCAATCAGAAAGCAGTCCGACGCGCTGAAGCATTTGATTAACGGAATCGCGGACGCAAGCGCGGCGCCACCGGAGCTAAAGCGATTTGTCGAGATTCTTTGCGGAGCGAAGTCGGTTGCGATTCTGTTCGGAAATGAAGTGCTGGGCGCACCGAATGCGGCGGAGCTGATTTCGCTTATCGCGTCGCTTGGCCGCAATTTGGAAATCAAGCTTTTCGGCGAAACCGATCACGCCGACGAAGGCGCAATTACTCCCGCGGTTTCGATTACTCCCATTTTCCGGGACGGCAATTCCATCGGCGCGATTTTGTTCAACCATATGTCCGTCATCGCTATGGAACACGCGGGCGACGAGGCGGGCGCCGCGCCGGGGCTGGACGCGATTCTGTCGGGAATGTCCGCAGGAAAGTCGCATTTCTGCTATGTGATCGGAGCCGATCCGGTCAAGAATTTTCCGGATACCAAGCTGGCGAAAGCCGCGTTCGAGCGTTGCGGATTCGTTGTGGTTCAGGATCAGTTCTTGACCGAGACTGCCAAATGCGCAAACGTTGTTCTGCCCGCGTTGACGGCGCTGGAGCAGGAAGGAACGGTAATTTCGTCCGAAAAGCGGCTTCAGAAGTTGAACGCGCCGGATGTGCGGTTCAAGCTTGCGGACTCGGATTTCGGAATTTTGCGCAAGCTGTTCGGCGAGATGGGGATTCCGTTCCGCGCGGCCACGCCGGAGGAAGCTTTCAAGCTCATTTCGGAGCGTTTCGCATTTCTGGCGGGGATGGATTACGCTTCGATTCCCGCGACAGGCAGCCCGCTGGTTTTCGCCCACTCCGCCGACGGCTCGACTCCCGCGGGGAAAAACGAGTTCGCGAAATTCGGCGGCGTTGCACCGCTAGCTGAATCCGCGGGCGGAGACAATTTGCTCGTGCTTATTCCGAAAGTGTTTCATTTCAACGGCGAGAACCATTCGATGCATTCCGAGCATTTCCGAGTCGCAGTGGGCGAACCGTTCTGCGAGATAAATCCCGCCGATGCTGGGAGATTGGGAATTGCGGACGGAAGCCGCGCCGAGCTTGCAAGCAAGGCGGGCGGCATCGAGCTGTTCGTCAAGGTGACGCAGCGCGTTCCCGCGGGGCATGTCCTTGTATCCGACAGTCTGCCCGGAGTGCGCCTCGCCGATATCTTGACGCTCGGCGAACATACGGTTGTGAATCTTGTTCCGGTCGGCGAAGCGGTCGCCGCGGGGGGAGGGTAG
- the nuoF gene encoding NADH-quinone oxidoreductase subunit NuoF produces the protein MAEETRVVMQDIDVPGMASLDVFVKRGGYLALKKALKMTPDEVIAEVKKSGLRGKGGAGFSAGQKWSFIPKTPGPKYLCVNADESEPGTFKDQMILEFVPHRMIEGAVIAGYAFGATHIFIYIRGEFWKEINIVQKAVDEAYAAGYLGKGVCGSDYSVECTVHPGAGAYICGEETSLLESLEGRRGEPKMKPPFPAIRGLYDRPTIINNVETLATVPAIIERGADWHLSLGTKESPGIKMFSVSGHVNKPGVYEIAYGTNQLDFIETLCGGVSGGKLKAIIPGGSSVPVMPAANCDCPLSYEGLHAAGSMLGSAGMIVMNEHTCMVKMLEVISRFYAHESCGKCTVCREGTHWMTMILRRILRGEGKMEDLDTLKEAADGIEMKSFCPLGDAAAWPVQSFLKHFRHEFVDYIEGRKKMLPKYKPVGTIGHEKLPARAY, from the coding sequence ATGGCCGAAGAAACCAGAGTCGTGATGCAGGACATAGACGTGCCGGGAATGGCGTCCCTGGATGTCTTTGTCAAGCGCGGCGGATACTTGGCGCTCAAGAAAGCGCTCAAGATGACGCCCGACGAGGTTATTGCGGAAGTCAAGAAATCGGGACTGCGCGGCAAGGGAGGCGCGGGATTTTCCGCAGGCCAGAAGTGGAGCTTTATTCCTAAAACGCCGGGCCCCAAGTATCTATGCGTGAACGCGGACGAAAGCGAGCCGGGCACATTTAAAGACCAAATGATTCTTGAGTTTGTGCCGCACAGGATGATCGAGGGCGCGGTCATCGCGGGCTACGCGTTCGGTGCGACGCACATTTTCATTTACATCCGCGGCGAGTTTTGGAAGGAAATCAACATTGTCCAAAAAGCGGTTGACGAGGCATACGCCGCCGGATATCTCGGCAAGGGAGTCTGCGGGAGCGATTATTCCGTCGAATGCACGGTGCATCCGGGCGCCGGAGCGTACATCTGCGGCGAGGAGACATCGCTTCTGGAATCGCTCGAAGGCAGACGCGGCGAGCCGAAGATGAAGCCGCCATTCCCCGCTATCAGAGGGTTGTACGACCGCCCGACGATAATCAACAACGTCGAAACCCTCGCGACGGTTCCGGCCATAATCGAGAGGGGCGCGGACTGGCATTTGTCGCTCGGCACGAAGGAAAGCCCCGGAATAAAGATGTTCTCGGTTTCCGGCCACGTCAACAAGCCGGGGGTGTACGAAATTGCATACGGAACGAACCAGCTCGATTTCATCGAGACGCTTTGCGGAGGAGTGAGCGGAGGGAAGCTCAAGGCGATTATCCCCGGCGGCTCCAGCGTTCCGGTCATGCCCGCGGCCAACTGCGACTGCCCGCTTTCGTACGAGGGGCTGCACGCCGCCGGTTCCATGCTCGGCAGCGCGGGGATGATCGTGATGAACGAGCACACCTGCATGGTGAAAATGCTCGAAGTCATTTCCAGGTTTTACGCTCATGAATCCTGCGGCAAGTGCACGGTTTGCCGCGAAGGGACGCACTGGATGACGATGATCCTCCGGCGCATCCTTCGAGGCGAAGGAAAGATGGAAGATTTGGACACGCTGAAGGAAGCCGCGGACGGAATCGAGATGAAATCGTTCTGCCCGCTGGGCGACGCGGCGGCGTGGCCGGTGCAGAGCTTCCTAAAGCATTTCCGACACGAGTTCGTGGATTACATCGAAGGCCGGAAAAAGATGCTGCCCAAGTACAAGCCGGTCGGCACCATCGGCCACGAGAAACTTCCTGCGAGGGCGTATTGA
- a CDS encoding NAD(P)H-dependent oxidoreductase subunit E, whose protein sequence is MAVAVTKIPAELKSKFDELESRGKYPKRLSMLVPALHIAQEHYGWISGDAVAAVAEFLGVPENYVKGCASFYSMFFMDKPGKYVIQVCHNATCQLLGAEDIIAHLEEKLGVETGKTTPDGKFTVLAVECLAACGRGPVIQINNREYHENMNIRKVDELLETLK, encoded by the coding sequence ATGGCTGTCGCCGTGACCAAAATTCCAGCGGAGCTCAAGTCGAAGTTCGACGAGCTGGAGTCGCGCGGGAAATACCCCAAGCGGCTTTCAATGCTCGTTCCGGCGCTTCACATAGCCCAAGAGCATTACGGCTGGATAAGCGGCGATGCGGTAGCCGCGGTCGCGGAATTTTTGGGCGTCCCGGAGAATTACGTAAAAGGCTGCGCCAGCTTTTACTCCATGTTTTTCATGGACAAGCCCGGAAAGTACGTTATTCAGGTCTGCCACAACGCTACTTGCCAACTGCTCGGCGCCGAGGACATCATTGCCCACCTGGAAGAAAAACTTGGTGTTGAAACAGGGAAGACGACGCCAGACGGGAAATTCACGGTGCTTGCGGTCGAATGTCTGGCGGCTTGCGGGCGCGGCCCGGTGATCCAGATCAACAACCGCGAATACCACGAGAACATGAATATCAGAAAAGTCGACGAGCTTTTGGAGACGCTGAAGTAG